Proteins found in one Streptomyces sp. NBC_00461 genomic segment:
- a CDS encoding chorismate mutase has translation MRLPAPLRIGTIAAAALLATSGTAAAAAAPMASPLRPVASLAADRLATADLVAAAKWGTDSPIDDPAREQVVLDTVAAQARQIGADPDEVRRIFRDQIEANKVVQRGLYARWTARPDQAPTTKPDLNAVRRTINRINTDLVRSLADTSTRRAAPACRPELTVAAIDVIHEKHPDLLHTAAFTRSLASVCRN, from the coding sequence ATGCGACTCCCCGCCCCCCTCCGCATCGGCACGATCGCCGCCGCCGCACTGCTCGCCACGTCGGGCACAGCGGCGGCGGCAGCGGCACCCATGGCCTCCCCTCTCCGCCCGGTGGCCTCCCTCGCCGCCGACCGCCTCGCCACCGCCGACCTGGTGGCCGCGGCCAAGTGGGGCACCGACAGCCCCATCGACGACCCGGCCCGCGAGCAGGTGGTCCTCGACACCGTCGCCGCCCAGGCGCGGCAGATCGGCGCCGACCCCGACGAGGTCCGCCGGATCTTCCGCGACCAGATCGAGGCGAACAAGGTCGTCCAGCGCGGCCTGTACGCCCGCTGGACCGCTCGCCCCGACCAGGCCCCGACCACCAAGCCCGACCTGAATGCCGTCCGCCGGACCATCAACCGCATCAACACGGACCTGGTCCGGTCCCTGGCCGACACCTCGACGCGGCGCGCCGCGCCGGCCTGCCGCCCGGAACTCACCGTGGCCGCCATCGACGTCATCCACGAGAAACACCCGGACCTGCTGCACACCGCGGCCTTCACCCGCTCCCTGGCCTCCGTCTGCCGCAACTGA
- a CDS encoding glycoside hydrolase family 31 protein, with amino-acid sequence MNQPAEIQPKVSLAQSSPTLGTFRERDGALEWSGRQETVRVEPWGPDAVRVRARLGGPILGGLPGALLDEPPATESSVKIGDAEGQLTVGALTVHVDAEGQIRFLRSEDSAELLAEERAHFWWPGSRLYTAVGGGHHRLEQRFAAYDDEKLFGLGQHQHGRFDQKGLVLDLIQRNAEVGIPVLSSSRGYTLLWNNPAIGRVELAHNGTRWVADSARQIDYWITAGTPADGQRRYSAVTGRTPMLPEWAAGFWQCKLRYRTQDELLAVAREYKRRGLPISAIVCDFFHWTHLGEWKFDPSEWPDPGAMVRELEELGIKLVVSVWPSVSPLSENHPVMEQRGYFIGTQYGPMAHADWPDKEVASTVQVAFYDATNPDAREFVWSRVRENYLEPYGITAFWLDACEPELKPGFQENLRYWTGPGLEVGNSYPAENSRTFYEGLRASGSGDDEIVTLNRSAWAGSQRYGAALWSGDIGTDFPTLRRQIAAGLNTALSGIPWWNTDIGGFHGGDPDDPAYREVMVRWFQFGALSPLMRLHGFRDPGMPLGPEMTGGPNEVWSYGEEAGAILERYLRLRDRLKPYVLDVMREAHEEGLPPMRPLFLEFPEDPAAWSVDDAYLFGRDLLVAPVLTAGATARTTYLPAGATWTDAWTGATYEGGAAVTVDAPLDRIPLFLRDGARLPVAE; translated from the coding sequence GTGAATCAGCCTGCCGAAATTCAGCCCAAGGTCAGTCTTGCGCAGTCGTCTCCCACCCTCGGCACGTTCCGCGAGCGGGACGGCGCCCTGGAGTGGAGCGGCCGCCAGGAGACGGTGCGTGTGGAGCCCTGGGGTCCGGACGCGGTCCGGGTGCGGGCCCGGCTCGGTGGACCGATCCTGGGCGGACTGCCGGGCGCCCTGCTCGATGAACCGCCGGCCACCGAGAGCTCCGTGAAGATCGGTGACGCGGAAGGACAGCTGACCGTGGGCGCGCTGACCGTCCACGTCGACGCGGAGGGCCAGATCCGCTTCCTGCGCAGCGAGGACTCCGCCGAGCTCCTCGCGGAGGAACGCGCCCACTTCTGGTGGCCGGGCTCCCGCCTCTACACCGCCGTCGGAGGCGGCCACCACCGCCTGGAGCAGCGCTTCGCCGCCTACGACGACGAGAAGCTGTTCGGCCTCGGCCAGCACCAGCACGGCCGCTTCGACCAGAAGGGCCTGGTCCTCGACCTGATCCAGCGCAACGCCGAGGTCGGCATCCCGGTGCTCTCCTCCAGCCGCGGCTACACCCTCCTGTGGAACAACCCGGCGATCGGCCGCGTGGAGCTGGCGCACAACGGCACCCGCTGGGTGGCCGACTCGGCCCGCCAGATCGACTACTGGATCACCGCGGGCACCCCGGCCGACGGCCAGCGCCGCTACAGCGCGGTGACGGGACGTACGCCGATGCTGCCCGAGTGGGCGGCCGGCTTCTGGCAGTGCAAGCTGCGCTACCGCACCCAGGACGAACTCCTCGCGGTGGCACGGGAGTACAAGCGCCGGGGCCTGCCCATCAGCGCCATCGTCTGCGACTTCTTCCACTGGACGCATCTGGGCGAGTGGAAGTTCGACCCGAGCGAATGGCCGGACCCCGGGGCGATGGTGCGTGAGCTGGAGGAACTCGGCATCAAGCTGGTGGTGAGCGTGTGGCCGTCCGTGTCGCCGCTGAGCGAGAACCACCCGGTGATGGAGCAGCGCGGCTACTTCATCGGCACCCAGTACGGCCCGATGGCGCACGCCGACTGGCCCGACAAGGAGGTCGCCTCCACCGTCCAGGTGGCCTTCTACGACGCCACGAACCCCGACGCCCGTGAGTTCGTGTGGTCCAGGGTCAGGGAGAACTACCTGGAGCCGTACGGCATCACGGCCTTCTGGCTGGACGCCTGCGAGCCGGAGCTCAAGCCCGGGTTCCAGGAGAACCTGCGCTACTGGACGGGCCCCGGCCTGGAGGTCGGCAACAGCTACCCGGCCGAGAACTCCCGCACCTTCTACGAGGGTCTGCGGGCGTCCGGCTCCGGCGACGACGAGATCGTCACCCTCAACCGCTCGGCCTGGGCGGGCAGTCAGCGCTACGGCGCCGCCCTGTGGTCCGGCGACATCGGCACCGACTTCCCGACCCTGCGCCGCCAGATCGCGGCCGGACTCAACACGGCCCTGTCCGGCATCCCCTGGTGGAACACGGACATCGGCGGCTTCCACGGCGGCGACCCCGACGACCCGGCGTACCGCGAGGTGATGGTCCGCTGGTTCCAGTTCGGCGCCCTGTCCCCGCTGATGCGTCTGCACGGCTTCCGCGACCCGGGCATGCCGCTCGGCCCGGAGATGACCGGCGGCCCGAACGAGGTGTGGTCGTACGGCGAGGAGGCCGGCGCGATCCTGGAGCGCTACCTGCGGCTGCGGGACCGCCTGAAGCCGTACGTGCTGGACGTGATGCGGGAGGCGCACGAGGAGGGGCTGCCGCCCATGCGTCCGCTGTTCCTGGAGTTCCCGGAGGATCCGGCGGCCTGGTCGGTGGACGACGCGTATCTGTTCGGGCGGGATCTGCTGGTGGCGCCGGTGCTCACGGCCGGCGCGACGGCGCGGACGACGTACCTTCCGGCGGGGGCGACGTGGACGGACGCGTGGACCGGAGCGACGTATGAGGGTGGTGCGGCCGTGACGGTGGACGCGCCGCTGGACCGTATCCCGTTGTTCCTGCGGGACGGTGCGCGACTGCCTGTCGCCGAGTAG
- a CDS encoding LacI family DNA-binding transcriptional regulator gives MVTLAEVAQHAGVSASTVSYVLSGKRSISTTTRERVEQSIRQLGYHPNAGARALASSKSNIIALMVPLRTDMYVPVMMEIAIAVATTARTHGYDVLLLTGEEGPDAVRRVTGSGLADAMILMDVELDDERLPLLRGTDQPSVLIGLPADTSGLTCVDLDFKATGALCVEHLAMLGHRDIAVIGEAPGVYERHTGFAERTLDGLRSRARELGVGVLHRPCEGGYDAMAVTLARILDERPGTTGFIVQNEQAVEPLLGLLRQQGRAVPEDVSVVAVCPDQVAVQASVRLTSVAIPAQEMGRHAVERLVAKLDGGTDEVVLISPELTVRASTGPAPSGP, from the coding sequence ATGGTCACCCTCGCCGAGGTCGCCCAGCACGCCGGAGTCTCGGCGAGCACGGTGAGTTATGTCCTCAGCGGCAAGCGGTCCATCTCCACGACCACCCGGGAGCGGGTAGAGCAGAGCATCCGCCAGCTCGGCTACCACCCGAACGCGGGCGCGCGGGCCCTGGCCAGCAGCAAGTCGAACATCATCGCGCTGATGGTCCCACTGCGCACCGACATGTATGTGCCGGTGATGATGGAGATCGCCATCGCCGTCGCCACCACGGCCCGCACACACGGTTACGACGTCCTGCTGCTGACCGGCGAGGAAGGCCCCGACGCCGTGCGCCGGGTCACCGGCAGCGGGCTCGCCGACGCGATGATCCTGATGGACGTCGAACTCGACGACGAGCGGCTGCCATTGCTGCGCGGCACCGACCAGCCCTCCGTGCTCATCGGGCTGCCCGCCGACACCAGCGGACTGACCTGCGTCGACCTCGACTTCAAGGCGACGGGCGCGTTGTGCGTCGAGCATCTGGCGATGCTCGGCCACCGCGACATCGCTGTCATCGGCGAGGCCCCCGGAGTCTACGAAAGGCACACCGGTTTCGCCGAGCGCACCCTCGACGGACTCCGCTCCCGGGCACGGGAGTTGGGCGTCGGGGTGCTGCACCGGCCGTGCGAGGGCGGTTACGACGCCATGGCCGTCACCCTCGCCCGCATCCTCGACGAGCGCCCGGGCACCACCGGCTTCATCGTGCAGAACGAGCAGGCCGTCGAGCCCCTGCTCGGCCTGCTGCGCCAGCAGGGACGTGCCGTGCCCGAGGACGTGTCGGTGGTCGCGGTCTGTCCGGACCAGGTCGCCGTCCAGGCCTCGGTGCGACTGACGTCCGTCGCCATCCCCGCGCAGGAGATGGGCCGGCACGCCGTGGAGCGTCTGGTCGCCAAGCTCGACGGCGGGACCGACGAAGTCGTCCTGATCTCCCCCGAGTTGACGGTCCGGGCCAGCACCGGCCCGGCCCCGTCGGGTCCCTGA